The genomic interval ACAAATCCTGCCAGCTCGCCCTTCAGCTTCGCCAGCGATTCGCGGTGGACGTACATCATGTGGCCGGCCTGGTAAAGGCTCTTGGAAAGGTTCGCTTGCAGCGTCGGGTCGAGTTCCAGGTGATTCATGGTGTAGTCGGTGGCGAAGTAGGGCGTGGCCAGGTCGTAGTAGCCGCTGGCGACGTGGACCTTGAGAAAGGGGTTCATGGTCATCGCCTTGCGCAACGTCTCGGCGACGTTGACGTACTGGTTCTCGAACTCCTTGTAGCTCCAGTTCTGGTAGAGGCCCTTTAAGATCTCATAGGGCAGGTCGCTCTCGTAGCGGAGTTCTTCGCGCACGTAATGGTTGAAGGTGGCGGTGTAGGGCCCCTGGATGGTGGCGTAGCTGGGGTCGTACTCGAAGCTCTCCCCGGCGGCGTCGCGGTCGATGCCCGTAAAGCGGCTGTCGAGACGCCCGACCGTGCGGCGCTCGCCCCTCAGGAGCTCCTTGACGAAGCGCATGATGCCCACGCGCAGGTTGCTGCGTTCGAGGTAGCTCTCGGAGAGGCCGGTGTAGCGGGCCAGACTCTGAACGACAGCCGTTCTCTCTTCCTCGCCCAAGGCCGCGCCCTTCATCAGGGCCAAGCTGTAGTCGCCCATGACGAAAGCCTCGACCTCCCCCAGCACGGCCTTCAAGTCCTGCCCTTGCAGGCTCTCCGGCAAACGCTCGTGGTACCAGGCGGTGGCGGTGTAGCTGGGCAGGAAGAGCAGGTAGGGCAGGTCGTTGCCGGGCTCGAAGCGGGCGGTCGCGAAGTCGAGGATGGAGGAGACCAGCATGATGCCGTTCAAGAACATCCCGTGGCGCTCCTGCAAGTAGCCCGACAGGCCCGCCGCCCGGGTGGTTCCGTAGCTCTCGCCGATGAGGAACTTGGGGCTGGTCCAGCGCCCGTAGCGCGTGCTGTAGAG from Deinococcota bacterium carries:
- a CDS encoding peptidase S10, with the protein product MSENPKAETSETSQSLEPKDALSVTKHSVTVGGLEIPYTVTAGTMILREESEGKGDQEGRWEGEKPKASFFFVAYSRDEVEDRGTRPVTFSFNGGPGSSSVWLHLGLLGPRRVLFDDTGNPLPPPYRLVDNEHSLLDVSDLVFIDPVSTGYSRAAPGEKAGDFHGFKRDIESVGDFIRLYSTRYGRWTSPKFLIGESYGTTRAAGLSGYLQERHGMFLNGIMLVSSILDFATARFEPGNDLPYLLFLPSYTATAWYHERLPESLQGQDLKAVLGEVEAFVMGDYSLALMKGAALGEEERTAVVQSLARYTGLSESYLERSNLRVGIMRFVKELLRGERRTVGRLDSRFTGIDRDAAGESFEYDPSYATIQGPYTATFNHYVREELRYESDLPYEILKGLYQNWSYKEFENQYVNVAETLRKAMTMNPFLKVHVASGYYDLATPYFATDYTMNHLELDPTLQANLSKSLYQAGHMMYVHRESLAKLKGELAGFV